The genome window CGATGGTGCAGAGGGCCTCCTTGCGAAAGAACTTTTTGGTGTGGCTGCGACCGACCCAGAAGAAGAGGGCGGCGGCGAAGAGGGAAATCCCCACGGATGCCACGAAGGCTCGGATGGTGAGCTCCAGCTGCTGCGGAGAATCGAGCCAGAATGCGGTGGCGAGGCATACCGCGAAGGCGATCGCGAGGATGAGCATCACGACGCCGAGAAGTTTCGATACGAGAGGGAAGTTCACTTTTGAGGAGTGAGGGCTGGGAAATGAGGATTGAAACCGGTAGGCATGTCAGAGGAGAGGATGCGCATGCCGCGGCTTACTTCGTGAGCTTGAGCAGCTCTTTGATGCGGCCTTTGCAGATGATGGCGATGATGGAGTCGCCTGCCTGCAAGATGTCGTCCCCGGTCGGGGTTTTGGGCATGTAGTTGTGCTCGTGGCCGACGATCACGCACTCGGCGGGCCACTTGATGTCCCTAATCCGCTTGTCGACGACCTCCGACTTTTCCGCGATATCGAGCTCGATGATCACGTTGTTGTCGGCTTCTTGGCGAACTTGGTCCTCGAGCTCGATAAAGGGCTTCTTGCCGATGTAGCGCAGGACTTCGTTGGTGGCGGCGATGCGTGGGGAGACGGCGAGCTCGACGCCGAGGTTGGTGTTCAGCTTCTCGAGGATTTCGATGTAGTCCGCTCGGTTGATGGCGAGCATGGTGTGCTTGGCTCCTAGCTTGAAGGCTTGGAGGCAAGTCATGATGTTGTCCTCGTCGTCTTTGCGGCAGGCTACGAAAAAGTCGGAGTGGCCGACTTCCTCTTCCTCCAGCACGCGCAGGGAGGTTCCGTCGCCGTGGATCATGGTTACGCTGGGCAACCGCTCGGCGAGGGTGTGGCAGAGCTTGAGGTCCTTCTCGATGATGCGGATCTTGAAGCGCGGGTTGGAGAGGAGTCGGGCGAGGGAGATAGCGATCTCGGTGCCGCTGAGGATGGTGACGGTGATCTTGGCTGATCCTTTGGAGGAGGGATCGAAGAGGGCCTTGGTCTCGAAGAGGGAATCGGGATGCCCGAAGACGGTCACCTGGTCGCCCACCGTGAGGGTGGTATTGGCGTTGGCGACGATGTTGCTCTCTCCCCGTTGGATGAGGCCGATGCGGATGTTGCCGGGCAGTTTCAGATCCTTGAGCGGGACGTTGCAAACCTTGGCGCCCGGCTGGATTTCGATGGACTTTACCTCGATTTGGCCGCGTCCGAAGTCTTCGACGGCGACGCGGCCGGGATTGCGGATGCGCTTGGCCAGCTCGACCGCGGCGAGGGCCTCCGGGTTGACCAAGTGGTCGATGCCGAAGTGGCGCTGATGGTTGATGAGCGAGTTGTCGCGGTAGGTGGCGTCGTGGGCTCGAGCGAAGGTTTTGGTGGCGCCGAGGGCTTTGGCCAAGGAGGCGGAAACGAGGTTGGTCTCGTCGCTGCTGGTCATGGCGAGGAAGAAGTCGCATTTGTTGGCCCCTGCTTTGAGGAGAGTGCCTGCGGAGGCTCCGTTGCCCTTGACCACCCGCACATCCACCGTTTCGGAAAGGGTATTGGCGAGCGTGTCGTCGCGCTCGATCACGGTGACGTCGTGGTCGGCGATGCTCAGGGTTTCGCTCAAATGGGTGCCGACTTCGCCGGCTCCAACGATAACGATCTTCATTGGAGAGAGCCTTTAGGGGATCCGTTGTCGCTGGGCAAGGATTGCTTTTGGGGGGACAGAGGCGGCTCGATGAGAGGGGCGGGGCTCCAGGTTGGCTTTCATTCTCATATAAGAGGGCAGATCACCCAGCAGGGGAGTTGGCCTTATCCGTAGCTTCGGTTTAGCTGTTGGCAGTCTACTTGTTTTATGAGCTTCCAAAAATTCCCTACCCTCCTGGCGATCGTGGCGGTCGCGCTGTCTACCTTCAACGCCTCGCAGGCCTCCGGTCGTTCGCGGGAGCGAATCAACGATGGCTGGCGCTTCGCTTTGGGTCATGCCACCGATAAGCAAAAAGACTTTGGCCATGGCTTGGGCTATTTTTCCTACCTCGCCAAAACGGGCTTTGGAGACGGAGCGGCGTCGGCGACCTTTGACGACCGGGCCTGGCGGGTGGTGGATTTGCCGCACGATTGGGCTGCGGAGGCTGGCTTCGATGCGAAGGCGAGCTACAGCCATGGCTTCAAGGCGATCGGTCCCGGATTTCCAGAGAGCAGCGCGGGCTGGTATCGTCGGGAGATCGACATCGCAGCGGATGACTTGGGAAAACGGATACGGATCGAATTCGATGGAATTTACCGGGACGCCGCGGTTTTCGTGAACGGATTTTTCGTGGGGCAGGAGCCGAGCGGTTTCGTCTCCCAGAGCTACGACATCACGGAGTACTTGGACTTCGGAGGACGCAACGTGATCGCGGTGCGGGCGGACGCCTCCATGGAGGAGGGCTGGTACTACGAAGGGGCGGGAATCTATCGCCATGTTTATTTGCTGAAGACCGATCCGGTACATGTGGCCCGCTATGGAACCTTTGTGCGAACAGCGATGGAAGGGGAAGACGCGGCGGTTTCCATCTCGACGAAGGTGAAAAACGATGGGGACACTCCCGCTGCAGTTCGCGTGTCGCAGGAGATCGTCGATGAAAACGGAAACGTGGTGGCCAAAGCGGATGCGGCGTCGCTGGTAATTTCAGCGGGTCAGGTGGAGGAACTCGACCAAGCTCTTCGTATTGTGGATGCACGTGTTTGGGATTTGGATACGCCTTACCTTTACGAGATGCGTACGTTCGTTCTGTCGGGTGAGGGCACAGTGCTCGATGAATACCGGACTTCGTTCGGCGTGAGGGAAATCCGTTTCGACCCGAATGAAGGCTTCTTTCTAAACGGCCGCTCGGTGAAGCTCAAGGGCTCGAACAATCACCACGACCACGCGGGCATCGGCGCGGCCTTGCCGGATGCGATGCAAGAATATCGCATTCGCAAGCTCAAGGAGATGGGCATGAACGCGTATCGAGTTTCTCATCACCACGCTTCGCCAGCGCTGTT of Pelagicoccus enzymogenes contains these proteins:
- the trkA gene encoding Trk system potassium transporter TrkA, encoding MKIVIVGAGEVGTHLSETLSIADHDVTVIERDDTLANTLSETVDVRVVKGNGASAGTLLKAGANKCDFFLAMTSSDETNLVSASLAKALGATKTFARAHDATYRDNSLINHQRHFGIDHLVNPEALAAVELAKRIRNPGRVAVEDFGRGQIEVKSIEIQPGAKVCNVPLKDLKLPGNIRIGLIQRGESNIVANANTTLTVGDQVTVFGHPDSLFETKALFDPSSKGSAKITVTILSGTEIAISLARLLSNPRFKIRIIEKDLKLCHTLAERLPSVTMIHGDGTSLRVLEEEEVGHSDFFVACRKDDEDNIMTCLQAFKLGAKHTMLAINRADYIEILEKLNTNLGVELAVSPRIAATNEVLRYIGKKPFIELEDQVRQEADNNVIIELDIAEKSEVVDKRIRDIKWPAECVIVGHEHNYMPKTPTGDDILQAGDSIIAIICKGRIKELLKLTK